The Chlamydia poikilotherma DNA segment TGGGAAGCTCGTCTACATTACCTGCTCTTTACTTTCAGAAGAAAATGAAAAGCAGGTTGCTTTCATGAAATCTTTAGGATGGGAAGAAGAACGTCATATGCACACTGCATTATCATCAGAAAGTGGAGACGGCTTTTTTTCCGCCCATTTTGTTCGCAAAAGCAGAGAAGCTTCTGTATAGAATTTGACCTAAGCCATGTTCATGGTGAGGGTCATCACTCTGTGCTTGATAATAATCAACAATAAATTATGACATTCTCCAGATGCTTGGGGAAATTTATCAAATTGTAATAAGATGTGCAGAAGATTCAGAGGATCATTCCAAATTTCAGGACGTTTTAATGCAAATATTACCTGTTTTAGAAAGTAAGTGTGCTGCTCATCTTTTATAACTTTTGGATCTTTCCAAAAATACCACGAAGATGTTGTCGGAGCATCATTTCTAGAAATACACAATGTAGTAGATACTAAAGTCTCGGAAATTTCTTCTCCAATTCCTGCCATAGGTAGGAAAATAGAAGCGAGCAAACTGCAAATTAGAGATTTGCGCATAATATTCCTTATTATCTCAATAATACCTACGTAGTTTATGCAAAAATCAGGTTTTTAATAAGCTAAAAGAAAGAGTTATATCATAGGTAATATCGAGATGATTTCCTGCGATGTACGCGTGTTTTCCTATAATATAGAAGTACTAATGTTAAAATAATGTATGTTCTGTATGAAGTGACAATACGCTTAGCATACAAACAAATTTTTTGGACGATAGAAGGATGAATCGTATCTGGAGCATAAAGGGGTTCAGCACGAACCTTCTCACCAGAGAGATTGCGAAATACCCAATGACCAAGAAGATCCCCCTTTTGAATAGGAAGCTTTGTTGCATGAGGAACAAAAGAAATTGTTCGGGGCTCTTCTCCCTCAGAAGCATAGAAATCATAATAGATACCATTAGGTAAAGGAACAGAAATTTTCCCTAAAAGTCCCAAACGCAAGGCATATTTTTCTGTCGGGGGGATGAGATATCTTCGTAAAGCAGGTTCATTGAAAATCCCCTCACATAAAGCTATAACATCTTCATAAAGCTCCCCCATAGCAGGATAACCGGCGGCTATAGTAATAATAGAGCGGCCATGTTTTTTCGCTGCAAAGATAAGATTTTTCCCCGCATCTTTTGTTGTCCCTGTTTTTCCACCTAATGCAGGAGGATAGTAATAGGTAGATCCGGGAAGAATAAGTTTATTTGTAAGATTTAAGACTCTCTCTTGGCTCAAGTTTGTCGCGGCCATTTTATAATTGGTAGTGCGAATAACCTGACGAAATAAAGGTTCTTTTAGACCCTCACGCATAATAGAGGTTAAATCGCGAGCTGTTGTGTAGTGATTAGGGTGATGCAAGCCATGAGGGTTATTAAAATGCGTATGTGAGCAGCCTATCTCATTCAGGAAGCTATTTAATTGCTTCATAAATTCGGTTACAGACCCCGAGCAGGCCATCGCGAGAGTATTAGCAGCGTCGTTAGCCGAACAGATTAGCAAGGCGTGAAATAGGTCCCATCCCGACACCTCTTCTTTATTTTGCAGTTGTATTGTCACACCGTCAGTTTCTAGCCAATGTGGTGGGCTGCGATAGCCCGATTGTTTTTTAGCCTGAGGGGTAATTGAAGCAATAGCATCTTGTTTTACAGTAATGAAGCGATTCAGAATATCGGGATGTTTTCTTAAGATAAATAGCGCTGTGGCAATCTTTGTCATGCTTGCAGGATAAATTCTTTTGTCTATGTCTTTAGCATAAAGTACCTTACCAGTTTCAGATTGAATGATAGCTAGGGCATTTCCTCGTATTTCAGGAAAAGATATATCCGCATAAGAAGGGATCATAAAGATGCCTGCAAAAAAACCAATCAGTCCAGATCTAAAAAAAACTCTTATCATTATAGGGATTTTGATAGCTTGTTACTTAGGGTTGAATCTTCGCTTAAGTCTGAGAAAGCTCTTGACGCCTCTTAAAATAAAGAATTACCATGAGTGAGAGGGAAAACGCTATGAGTTTAGATTTTTTAGAAGAATTTTACCGTCGGGCTATTTGCAACAAAGGAACGGCGTTTCCTGAGGGCTTCGTGGATATTGCCGATGTCCTGTCTCATTCTGCGTCTGAACTTAAAGTTGACTCTATTAGCGATCTTCCTGTTAATAATTTCATCATTGCAGAATCTGCAGATAAACTCACTTTATTTAATGCGGATTTTGCTGTTTGGCTAGTTCCGGAGCTTGTCCAAGGAGAGGCAGTTACTCGGGGATATATTGCTTTATATGATTCTGTGGGAGATTATACTCCAGAAATGGCATTTCAAGCTTCTGGGGAATACAATCAATCTGCATTGATTCTTGAGGCACTTCAGATATATCTACAAGATATAAAAGATACTGAAAGCGTATTACGTTCTTTCCGTTTTAATCAAGATTAGTTCAATTATTATGGATTTTTAAATGTACGATATTAGAGTCTCCGTGTCTTTCATACTGAAATTCATCTACAGAGTTTTTTGCTAAGAAAATTCCTAATCCACCAAGCTTTCTCTCATCTAAAGGAAGTTGATTTTGAATATCGATAGATGCAGTTAAAGGATTGAAAGACGGTCCATTATCTTTGATAGTTACTTGCAAAGCTTCTTTATCTCCATCACAACAAATGATTATGTTTCCAGGAGATGTCGCTTCTTGATATGCATAGGAAATAATATTGACGAGTAGCTCTTCACAGGCAAGCTCTAGCTTTAATAATTTCTCTTTCGGGAATGTTTTTAGCTGTCCTGTCCCTTTGACGAAGTCTAGCATATTGTGAAGTTCACTAAGGAGTGCCGGAAAGACTGCTTCTCCATCAGAAGAGGTCATAATATACCTGTTGAACAATAGTCTCGGCTAAATGAGCGTATAACACACGCCAGGCGCTCTTAATAGCCTCATTATGCATTTCAAATTGACCTAAAGCAAATTGTTGAGCGTTCACCATGCCTAAATCAGGTTCAAAATCAAAGGAGACTGATCTTCTTGATACACAGTCATCGATTACGACTTTCCCCGAATGTCTGTCAATAAGTTGTATTTTCGCAGATATAGATAAACGCCCCTCACTAGAGACAATAAAATGTCTCGGGGTCTTATCATCAATTTTATTTGGGGGATACGTAAAACCTGTATTCTCGTCAACTTCATTCAAAAGTTGTACCTTGAGAAGATAACGAGCGCAGCTTTCACCATTGCGGACAGAAAGAGAACGTTTTCCTAATTCATAGATGAGAGCTGATGTCAATTGACCTAGGGAATCCTTATCAATAGGAGAGAGATAAATGCCTTCAGAACGTATCGAGCAGCCTAAATTTGATAAAGTTGCTGACGAATTTATGATAGTATATCCACTGCAAGAAGACAGTCCCAAGCTGGACAAACAAAAAAACAAGGCAAAAACTAGTGTATGCATGAGAAATATCTTAAAACTAAGAAGAATGTTTTGCTATTCTATTTAGTCGTTTATGACACTTAGCTACTAAAGATGACTCAGGATAGTTATCAATAGCTGTGGTATAATAGATACTCGCAGCATGAGGTTTCTTTTTCTTTTCATAAAAACGTCCAGTAGCATAGAGCCCTGAAGCATAACGTTCACACATAGAGCGTACGTTTGAAGAAACAACATGAGTTAAAGGGTGGTTGGGATGTTGCTTTTTGATAGCCTCTTCATTGATCTTTGCCAAATTTAAATATTGCACATTATGAGGCTCTTTTTGTGCTTGCATAAGATAAATTTCTGAAAGACGAACAAAGGATTTTGGAGACAATGAGTGGGGAGCAAATTGTAGTGTTAATTTTTTAAAAGTTTTAATGGCTTCAGAAAAATCTTTTTTGATAACGAGTAAATCACCCTTAAGATACAAAGCTTGAGCTCCTAAGTCTTTATTAGGAAAAGCTGTGAGTATTTCATCATAAATACGTAAGGCATCAGCATCAGCATTAGCGAGTTTAGGGAATCCTTCTAAAAGGAACACACGTTTGCGTTTCCCTTGAGTGAAGCTCTTTGCTATAGAATATTTCATCAAAAACAATTCTTCAGAATAATTAGCTTCAGGAAGTTGCATATAAGTTGCAAAAGCTTTTTCAGCTAAATCTGGTTGACCATTTTTGAAATAACATACTCCAGTTAAGTACAAAGCTTCAGTATATAAAGGATCTTTTGGAAAATGATGAGTAACCATACCAAAACAAAGTAAGGCTTTACGATAACTCTGTCGTTCTAAATAGTTCTTCCCTTCCAAAATATATTCTTCCGGAGAGTGTTTAGGTACAAACTTTTGAGGAGATAGTTTCCCAGAAAAAGGTTCAAAAGAAATCGGCCTGGCGTGGCATCCAGAACACAAAAGTAGTAATAAAACAACAAACTGTAAAACAGATTTCATAAATCCGGCATGAAGCTACGATAACAAAATGTTATCATAAAAAAGAAAAAGAGAATTTGTCAAATCCGTTGTTTTTGTTTTGTTTACAAAATATAATTTTTTTATTTGATAAAACATTTTTTTATTTAGTAAAATAAATAAAAAGGTTTTTTATGAAAAAGTTAGTTTTGTACTTTGGTACTTTTGTTGTATCTCTTTTTTGCGGAGTTTTTTTATGGGATAATGTCCCTTGTGCACATAAGGCCATGCAAGTCACCGCAAATTACAGTGTCGATGTTTTTGAGAAAAGCTGCCGGCTTGTTCGCAAAGTTTCTGGATTCGAAAGAGTCCGAGTTTTTGAAAGGAAGTTTTCTCCAGAGCAAATATTGACTTTCTTCCCAGAGCATGTGGATGGAAATGCCTCTGTAGAACTGACTTTTGTTCCTCATACACTAATGCATGTGCGTTTTTCTAGAGAGGATACTGTCAAGAAAACGATGGTCAGTCAAGAGGGTGAGATCCTTTGGAGCTTAGCAAATGGTGAAATGGTTCTTAACACAGGAACATGGGCTTGTTCTAAAGGATTTAGGGAATGCCTAATGCTAAGAGCGGACAAACAAGACGTCAATGTTATGCAGGCTCTAGCAAATCTCGGAGGAGCCGCTTCTAAAGAATCATTGACACAAGCTCTATCTATGAAAAATATCAGAGCTGAAAAGGTAATCCGTGCCTGTCAGAAAAAGAAGTTGATTTTCTCAATGGGTAGTCAAATAGGAAGCCATTTCCAACAACTTCAGCCGATCAAAGGTTGTACAACAACAATCCAATCGTCTCCTGTATGGTTGCGAAGACCTCGGGGTTCCTCTATTGTATCGCCACACTTTTCTGAAGATCGCGTAAGTAGTCTTGCCGGAATGATTTTTGGAAATAATTTCTTAATATTAGATAAGGTTGTTGTTTACGTTCCTGTATATAAAGTATCGTTAGTTGCTGCAGATAATAGTGTTCGTATAGAATACATTAATGCTGTAACAGGAAAACCATTTTTGGATATTTAAACAGCAATAAATCGAACAGGAAGTTGAGAATTTTCTAAGTCCCTCTGAAGGCCGCTAGTATCTTCAGAAACAAAATAGTCTGCATCGGGAGAGATGGAGGCGACGCGCTCATTATCCTTCGTGAAAACTAGAGAGAGAGCACGAGATCCGGGATATTTGCGCAGGATTTGTTTTAATACGCCCAGGTGGCTATGGCGTAATTGTCCAAGATCAAGAGATAATTTAACTACAGAAGCTTGAGATCGATTGTCAGTAGTTTTTGACATAGTAGATGTTTTCCTCTGATTCGTATCTTTATTGGTTTCTAAGTTTAAATACGACATTTTCTGCATCTGACTTTTGATCTTATCAAACATATCGTCGCATTCTTGGAGGAGATTTCCATTAATAAGAGACAGGTCCCTCATCCACCGGCAAGATAAGCGTAAAGATTCACTACGTTTATCGATAGATAAAATAGCATAAATTAAACGATCTTCTTCTAAAAGTTCCTGTTGTTCAGCATACATTTCGGGCCATATAGGTAATTCATAAGAGTCAACACCGTCGTTAACACGTAATAAAGCAAATTTTCTTTGTGCTTTTGAAGAAATTCGTGTTGTGACCTTATCGATAATGAATATAGTCCGAATTACCGAACCGTGGGGGAGATTTTCAAACTCTCCAGGGCTGACAACAGAGAGCTGAGGTAGAATATCTTTAACAGCATCCATAGGGTGCTCAGTAAGATAGATACCTAATAACTCTTTCTCTTTCTTGAGTATTTCTTTTTTTGACCTATGAACAACATTTGTAACTGGAGTTAACGCTACAGGATGTTCTTGATGCATAGTATTTAAAGAAAAGAATGTCATAACTCCGGTAGCAGCTTCTTTCTTCTCTTTAGATATTGTGTCATAGAGGGTTTCTAAAGTGGCTTGAGCAAAGTCTCTATCAGACTCAAAAACATCGAAACATCCTGCATCGATTAAGTTTTCTGTGTGCTTCTTAGTGACCTTCTTTAAATCAGAACGTTGGATAAAATCTTGTATGCTTTGATACGGCCCACGTTTCTCTCTTTCCTCAATGATACTTTCTACTAGACCCTTACCTATACCTCGAATGGCTCCCATAGCAAAACGAATACCTCTATCTGTAGCAACAAAGTTTGTTCCTGACTCATTAATATCAGGAGGAAGGATACAGATATCCATGCTATGTGCTTCGTGAATGAGTTTCCCGACTTTCTCAATATCATCAGAGTCGCAGGTAAGAAGAGCTGCTAACCATTCTTTAGGGTAATTTGCTTTAAGATAAGCAGTTGTATAGGTAATTAACCCATAAGCAGCTGCATGGGATTTATTAAAGCCGTAGGAAGCAAATTTTTCCATTTTATCGAAAATGATTGTTGCTAAATCCGCATTGATACCATTTTTGCGTGCGCGTTCACAAAACTTCGTGCGCTCTTGAAGCATCTGCTTGATATCTTTTTTCCCCATAGCACGACGTAAAACATCACCTTCCCCTAGGGAATAGCTTGCTAGAGATCCGGCAATTTGCATAACTTGCTCTTGGTAAACCATAATGCCGTAGGTTTCTTTGAGAATAGACTCCATAAGAGGATGATCGTAATCTATGATCTCTTTGCCATGCTTTCGATTAATGAAGGAGGGAATCATATCCATAGGGCCAGGACGATATAAAGCACCTATGGCGATGATTTCTTCAAAGGAATCGGGGCGAAGATTTTTTGCTAACTCTTGCATCCCTTTAGATTCCATTTGGAATATCCCCATTGTCTTGCCTTGATGCAAAAGAGCAAATGTTGTTTTGTCATCCAAGGGAAGAGAGGCCATTTCTAATAGCTTGCCAGTTTTCTTTTGGATTGCATGAATAGCAATATGGATACTCGTTAAAGTTTTTAATCCTAAGAAGTCCACTTTAAGCATCCCCACACTTTCCAAAGGCTTCATGGAAAATTGTGTAGTAATCATTGTAGAATCTTTAGAAATACAGATGGGGATGTGATTAGTTAAGCGGTCTCCACAAATAATAACTCCAGCAGCATGTACTCCTGTATTGCGGATAGATCCTTCTAGATGCATCGCCATATCAATAACCTGAGCAGCCTCAGAATCATTGGTGTACAACTCATTTAGATGGGGATCTGTTTCTAAAGCTTTTGCTAATGTAGTATTAAGTTCTGGGATATGCTTGGCGATGTGGTTAACTTTAGAAAGAGAAACGTCCAAAGTCCTTCCTACATCTTTCACAGCCATTTTGGCTTTCATAGTTCCAAAAGTAATAATCTGAGCTACGTTATCTTTCCCATGGCGTTCTATTGCATAACTGATAACGCGTTCTCGCCCCGCCATACAAATATCGATATCGATATCGGGATAGGATAAACGCTCGGGATTAATGAATCTTTCAAAAAACAGATCGAATCGGATAGGTTCTATTTCTGTAATTCCTAATAAAAATAACATCACAGATCCAGCTCCAGAACCACGTCCAGGACCTACAGGGATTCCATTATCTTTTGCCCAACGTATAATATCCCAAACAATAAGGAGATAGTCGCACATCCCTTTAGGGATGATAATTGACATTTCCATTTCCAATCGTTCTTTAACTAATTCTAAAGGATCTCTATCAGGAAATTTTTTAGAGATATGACTAAGCTGTTCCAGAGTATATTTTGTAGATAATCCTTGTTCGCAAAGCTCGCGAAGAAAAGCTGAAGAAGCTTCGTAACGTTCTGCTTCCGTATACGTTTGCTTTTCTTTAAGAAACTCAGGAACGTAAATAGGGTAGTGCTTATTTGAAAGATTCAATTCAAGATTACATTTATCTGCAACCTCTAAAGTATTGGAGATTGTTTCTGGATGATCAGCAAATAAAATTGCCATTTCTTCTGGAGACTTAAAATAATACTCTCTACTACGAAATGTTTTTCTCTTAGGATTAGGGATATAGGTATTTTGTTTTGCAATTCTTATTGTTTCCCCTAGTTGTACATTGAGAAGAATTTCATGCGCTAACCAGTCATTAGGATGGATATAATGAATATCATTAGTAGCTACTGAACGAATTCCTAAATCCCTACTAGTTTTTAATACAGCCTGATTAACTTTTACTTGAGCCTCGATAAATTGATGATACTCGTGTTTTAACCACTCTTCTCCCAAGGAGACAATTTTTTCCTCAGACATTTTATGAAGTTGAATTTCGCTATAAAAATCATCACCAAATAGGTTTTGATACCAACGAAGGTCTTTTTCAAGAGCTTCTTCAGAATCTAAAGCAGCTTGAGCTACAGAGCCAGATAGGCAGGCAGATAGACAAATAAGACCCTCAGAATGTTGACTGAGAAGTTCTCTATCTATTCTAGGGAAATAATAAAACCCTTCAGTGAATGCTAGGGAAGACAATAAGCAGAGATTACGATAACCCTGTTCATTTTTACATAAAAGAATGAGATGATTTGCTACGCGACTTTTTTTCTCTTTTTTCTTATCAAAGCGTGAAGTCGGAGCCACATAAATTTCACAGCCAATGATAGGCTTAATGTCGTTTTGTTGACACTCTTTATAAAATTCAATAGCTCCGTATAAATTTCCATGATCTGTTAATGCTAGAGAAGGAATTTGATATTCCTTTGCCTTTGCTACGAAGCTCTTAATCGAGCTTGTAGCATCTAGAATGGAATATTGAGAATGACAGTGAAGAGGTATCCAAGTCACTAGTAATCCCTCGTGTCAACCCACATTACTTTTTAGTTTGTAAACTTCTCTCGGAGGCATTCCATGTAGGAAGGAATAAAACCAAAGCAATTAAAGCACAACCTAGAAGAGCAATGAAGAAACCTCTCCAGCCCCAATCTTGTGCGATTTTCCCTAAAGGATAGCCTGCAAATGCTGCTCCGAAATAAGCAAACCAACCTGCGAAACCACTAGCAGTCCCCGCAGCTTTTTTATGAGATAATTCCGCAGCTGCTAAACCAATCATCATCTGAGGACCAAATAGGAAGAAGCCGATGACGAAGAGTAGGGTGCCGTCTAACCACCAGATATCTTCATTGCGACCATACCACATGCCTAAAATTGAAAATAACAATCCTAAAGAAAATACAACATTCATCGGACCGCGCTTGCCTTTGGAAATCTTATCGGATAACCATCCAGCAATTAACATGCCAAAAAGCCCACCGATTTCAAATAAAGAGACGCAGAAGTTAGCTTTAACAGCAACGTAACGTTTTGTCTCAATCAAGAATAAGGCGCTCCAATCATTTACAGCCATACGAACAACGTAAATGAAAAATGAAGCAAAAGATAGTAACCAGATCCATTTGTTTTTCAGAACATAAGTAAAGAGAATCTCTTTAGTAGATAATTCTTTTTCTGCTTCTTCTTCTAAAATATCTGCCGTTGTTTCTTCATGTTTCTGAGACTCCTGTTCTTTTCTATGTTTTTCAATAGCAGGAAGACCTAAGGATTGAGGTGTATCACGAAGACGATTGATTAAAACAAACCCCATGATAATACATAATACACCAGGGATGAACATAGCCCCACGCCAACCACAACAGTCAATAGCAAATCCCGTAAGAATAGGAATTAAAGCTCCACCAATGTTATGCGAAGTGCTCCATACACTCCACCAAGTGCCTCTTTCAGATTTTGAATACCAATGAGTTAGTAGACGAGCGCATGGAGGCCAACCCCAGCCTTGAAACCAACCATTAAGTCCCCACCACAAAGCAAACAACAAGATTGAAGAGGACATTCCGAAGAAGATGTTCGTAAGTCCTGTGATAATTAAACCCAATGCCATGAAATAACGAGGGTTTGACTGATCAGACATGAGACCGCTAACGAACTTGCTGACGCCATAGCTGATGTATAAAGTGCTCCCGATGATCCCTAATTGTGCTTTATCAAAACCAAGGTCCGTCATCAGTGTGGGCATGGCAAAGGTAAAACTCTTCCTTGTGAAATAGTAGAAGACATACCCTATAAACATGCTGTAGAAGATTCGAATTCTCCAATACTTGTATTGTTTTTTGACTAATTCTGGATCATCAAGTTCTTTAATGTGCTTGGGAGGCTGAAAGAATTTGGTCCAAATATTCATCATAAGATCTCATGTTTAAATATTTAATATAGTTTCAGTAGAATAGGGAAGACCTGAGGTTAACATATGGGCAATGAAAAAACAAGAACGTAATAACATGTTGTAGCACGCGTAAACATTGATTAATTGTAGTTTTCAGTTGCTTATTTTAGTATAGATTGACGTATTAATATCTGAATTTACATCCTTCTATTTTAATTTTTATCGCACCAAAAATGAGGCAGCTGGCTTAGAGAACTGTATTATGAAGAGAATAGTTATATTGTTCGCAAGTTTGTTTTTAACTCCAATAGGTATTGAAGATACTAGAGAAGTAAGATCTATTGAGGCTAAAAACTGGAAGAAAGTATTGCGAACATATGTTCGAGAATGTGACTTTCCTCATCAAGAGATAATAGAACCCCTCTTTTGTGAATCTTCTGACTCTTCTGTAGGACGGGTTTAATTTTGCCCTTTATCTGAATTTGAGATATTCTACTCTTAAAATTGTTTAATTAAAATTAAAGACATACGGTGAAAGTAGCTTTACCCAAAGGGGTTTTCGATATATTCCCTTATATTACTGATGCAAAACATATGTGGAGGCATACTTTCTTATGGCATCGGGTAGAAGATGTTATTCATGAAGTATGTGATTTATATGGATTTTCAGAGATCCGGACACCTGTTTTTGAAAAGTCAGAGGTATTTTTACATGTCGGAGAGCAAAGCGACATTGTAAAAAAAGAAATGTATACTTTTCTGGATAAGAAAGGACGGTCATTAACGCTACGACCAGAGGGAACAGCTCCGATAGCACGCTCATTCATAGATAATCCTATGAGTCGACGCGACGATAATAAATTTTATTATATCCTTCCTATGTTTCGTTATGAGCGTCAACAATCGGGAAGATACCGTCAGCACCATCAATTTGGTTTAGAAGCTATAGGAGTGCGACATCCTCTTCGTGATGCGGAAGTTCTAAGTTTGCTTTGGCATTTTTATTCAGCAGTAGGTTTGCAGCATATGCAAATTCAATTGAATTTTTTAGGAGGAGAGCTCACGCGTAAGCGTTATGATCAGGTTTTGCGCGAGTATTTTTTTCAATATTTAGACTCCTTATCTTCTTTGAGCAGGGAAAGGTTTAATGCAAATCTATTGAGAATATTAGATTCTAAAGAACCAGAAGACCAAGAGATTATTAAATCGGCCCCCCCGATTCTTGACTATATTTCCGATGAAGATCGAAAATATTTTGATGAAATTCTTTCTGCTTTAAATACTTTGGATATTCCTCACTCTATTAATCCAAGATTGGTTCGAGGTTTAGACTACTATACTGATGTAGTTTTTGAAGCGATCACGACATTTGGAGGCCACTCCTATGCTTTGGGAGGAGGTGGGCGTTATGATGGACTGATTGGTGCATCTGGGGGGCCAGTCACTCCTGCTTGTGGTTTTGGAGTTGGTTTGGAAAGGGTGATTCAAACGTTATTAGCTCAGGGGAATTTAACCCTTCCATTTTCCCAGAAATTGCGTTTGATTCCTGTTGATTCAGAAGCAGATTCTTTTTGTTTTGTTTGGGCCCAACATTTACGTAGTTTGGGAATCCCTACAGAAGTAGATTGGACACATAAGAAATTGAAAATTGCTTTAAAAACAGCAGATGCAGAGAAAGTGACTTTTGTTTGTCCAATAGGAGAAAGAGAATTGCTTTCTGAGGAATTGACCATTAAAAATATGTCTTTACGTCAAGAATTCTCTGGTTCAAAGCAAGAGATAGAGCAAAGGTTGCTATATGAAATACAGAACACATCGTTGTAATGAGTTGTCCCTAAGCAATGTTGGAGAACGTGTGCGGGTATCCGGATGGGTACATCGTTATCGTAATCATGGGGGTGTCGTTTTTATAGATTTACGAGATCGTTTTGGAATTACACAAATAGTCTGTCGTGAAGATGAGAAACCTGACTTACATCAGTTAGTTGATTCTGTCCGTTCGGAATGGGTATTATCCGTAGAAGGCTCTGTATGTCGACGCTTAGAAGGTATGGAAAACTCTAACTTGCCTACAGGAGACATTGAGGTAGATATTGAAAAAGTAGACATTTTGTCAAAAGCTAGAAACTTGCCTTTCTCTATCTCTGATGAGCATATCCATGTGAATGAGGAGCTGCGATTAGAATATCGTTATTTAGATATGCGTCGGGGGCAGATTTTAGACCGGTTGATTTATCGTCATAAGGTTATGTTGGCCTGCCGTCAATATATGGATAAACAAGGTTTCACTGAGGTTGTTACTCCTGTTCTAGGTAAATCTACTCCTGAAGGAGCTAGAGATTATCTAGTTCCTTCTAGAATATATCCTGGAAGTTTTTATGCTTTACCCCAGTCTCCACAATTATTTAAACAGATTCTTATGGTGGGCGGTTTAGATCGATATTTCCAAATAGCCACTTGCTTTAGAGATGAAGATCTGCGCGCCGATCGTCAGCCCGAATTCTCTCAAATTGATATTGAGATGAGTTTTGCTACTCCCGATGATCTTTTTCCTATTATTGAACAACTAGTAGTTGAAATGTTTGCTGTTCAAGGAATTAAAATAGATGTTCCTCTGCCTAGAATGACGTATCAAAAAGCAAAAGATTTGTATGGAACAGATAAACCAGATCTTCGATTTGGGTTGCAATTGCGTGATTGTCGAGAGCACGCAAAACAATTTTCTTTCTCTATATTTTTAGATCAACTTGCACAAGGAGGCACAATAAAAGGTTTTTGTGTCCCTGGGGGTGCCGATATTTCGCGTAAACAGCTTGATATTTACACAGAGTTTGTAAAGCGCTATGGCGCTATGGGACTGGTTTGGATTAAAAAGCAGGAAAATGGTGTCGCTTCTAATGTTGCTAAATTTGCTTCTGAAGAAGTATTTGAAGCTATGTTTGCGGACTTCGGTGCTGAAGATAATGACATCTTACTTTTGATAGCAGCTCCAGAATCTGTAGTTAACCAATCTTTAGATCATTTACGCAGATTG contains these protein-coding regions:
- a CDS encoding D-alanyl-D-alanine carboxypeptidase family protein; protein product: MIRVFFRSGLIGFFAGIFMIPSYADISFPEIRGNALAIIQSETGKVLYAKDIDKRIYPASMTKIATALFILRKHPDILNRFITVKQDAIASITPQAKKQSGYRSPPHWLETDGVTIQLQNKEEVSGWDLFHALLICSANDAANTLAMACSGSVTEFMKQLNSFLNEIGCSHTHFNNPHGLHHPNHYTTARDLTSIMREGLKEPLFRQVIRTTNYKMAATNLSQERVLNLTNKLILPGSTYYYPPALGGKTGTTKDAGKNLIFAAKKHGRSIITIAAGYPAMGELYEDVIALCEGIFNEPALRRYLIPPTEKYALRLGLLGKISVPLPNGIYYDFYASEGEEPRTISFVPHATKLPIQKGDLLGHWVFRNLSGEKVRAEPLYAPDTIHPSIVQKICLYAKRIVTSYRTYIILTLVLLYYRKTRVHRRKSSRYYL
- a CDS encoding ATP-binding protein; amino-acid sequence: MTSSDGEAVFPALLSELHNMLDFVKGTGQLKTFPKEKLLKLELACEELLVNIISYAYQEATSPGNIIICCDGDKEALQVTIKDNGPSFNPLTASIDIQNQLPLDERKLGGLGIFLAKNSVDEFQYERHGDSNIVHLKIHNN
- the lptE gene encoding LPS assembly lipoprotein LptE gives rise to the protein MHTLVFALFFCLSSLGLSSCSGYTIINSSATLSNLGCSIRSEGIYLSPIDKDSLGQLTSALIYELGKRSLSVRNGESCARYLLKVQLLNEVDENTGFTYPPNKIDDKTPRHFIVSSEGRLSISAKIQLIDRHSGKVVIDDCVSRRSVSFDFEPDLGMVNAQQFALGQFEMHNEAIKSAWRVLYAHLAETIVQQVYYDLF
- a CDS encoding tetratricopeptide repeat protein → MKSVLQFVVLLLLLCSGCHARPISFEPFSGKLSPQKFVPKHSPEEYILEGKNYLERQSYRKALLCFGMVTHHFPKDPLYTEALYLTGVCYFKNGQPDLAEKAFATYMQLPEANYSEELFLMKYSIAKSFTQGKRKRVFLLEGFPKLANADADALRIYDEILTAFPNKDLGAQALYLKGDLLVIKKDFSEAIKTFKKLTLQFAPHSLSPKSFVRLSEIYLMQAQKEPHNVQYLNLAKINEEAIKKQHPNHPLTHVVSSNVRSMCERYASGLYATGRFYEKKKKPHAASIYYTTAIDNYPESSLVAKCHKRLNRIAKHSS